In a single window of the Anabas testudineus chromosome 19, fAnaTes1.2, whole genome shotgun sequence genome:
- the LOC113156784 gene encoding spermatogenesis-associated protein 20-like isoform X1 — protein sequence MLRLAWRRSTSTNSRVGPARVFSAALRGADSPQQRSVKRSGPPPGARSASVLVQPARGLSISVSMSMASGVEGSSSSTTHRHTNRLAKEKSPYLLQHAHNPVDWYPWGQDAFDKAKNEDKPIFLSVGYSTCHWCHVMERESFEDEEIGKFLSDNFVCIKVDREERPDVDKVYMTFVQATSGGGGWPMSVWLTPELRPFIGGTYFPPRDQRGRPGLKTVLSRITEQWQNNRTALESSGVRILEALKKGTSISANPGESPPLAPDVANRCFQQLAHSYEEEYGGFRDAPKFPTPVNLMFLMTYWSVNCSTSEGDEALQMALHTLRMMALGGIHDHVAQGFHRYSTDSSWHVPHFEKMLYDQAQLAVAYITASQVSGEQLFADVAKDILLYVSRDLSDKVNHLQPC from the exons ATGTTAAGATTAGCATGGCGTCGGTCGACGTCCACTAACAGCCGCGTTGGGCCCGCTCGTGTGTTCAGTGCGGCTTTGCGGGGAGCGGACAGTCCGCAGCAGAGGAGTGTGAAACGGAGTGGGCCCCCTCCAGGAGCCAGGTCAGCGTCTGTCCTCGTCCAGCCGGCCCGCGGCCTCAG TATCTCTGTTTCTATGAGCATGGCATCAGGGGTTGAAGGTTCATCATCCTCCACCACTCACAGACACACCAACAGGTTAGCTAAGGAGAAGTCGCCCTACCTGCTGCAGCATGCACACAATCCTGTTGACTG GTATCCATGGGGACAAGATGCTTTTGACAAAGCTAAGAATGAGGACAAACCCATCTTCTTATCCG TGGGATACTCAACATGCCACTGGTGTCATGTGATGGAGCGGGAGTCTTTTGAGGATGAGGAAATTGGAAAATTCCTTAGCGACAACTTTGTGTGCATTAAAGTAGACAGGGAAGAGAGACCTGATGTGGACAAGGTCTACATGACGTTTGTACAG GCAACaagtggaggtggaggttggCCTATGAGCGTGTGGTTGACCCCTGAACTTAGACCTTTCATTGGGGGCACCTACTTCCCTCCAAGAGACCAAAGAGGAAGACCTGGACTCAAGACAGTCCTCAGCAGAATTACTGAACAG TGGCAGAATAACCGCACGGCTTTGGAATCCAGCGGAGTGAGGATCCTTGAAGCATTAAAGAAAGGCACGTCCATCTCTGCAAACCCTGGAGAGAGTCCTCCCCTGGCACCAGATGTAGCTAACCGCTGCTTCCAGCAGTTAGCCCATTCCTACGAGGAGGAGTATGGAGGCTTTAGAGATGCTCCCAAGTTCCCCACACCAG TAAATCTGATGTTCCTCATGACGTACTGGTCTGTGAATTGCTCCACCTCAGAGGGGGACGAGGCCCTTCAGATGGCCTTGCACACACTCCGCATGATGGCGCTGGGAGGCATCCATGACCACGTGGCACAG ggtTTTCATCGTTACTCTACAGACTCCTCCTGGCATGTTCCCCACTTTGAAAAGATGTTGTATGATCAGGCTCAGCTGGCTGTAGCCTACATAACTGcttctcag GTATCAGGTGAGCAGCTCTTTGCAGATGTTGCCAAAGACATACTGCTCTATGTCTCCAGAGACCTGAGTGACAAGGTGAATCATCTGCAGCCTTGTTAg
- the LOC113156784 gene encoding spermatogenesis-associated protein 20-like isoform X2, translated as MSMASGVEGSSSSTTHRHTNRLAKEKSPYLLQHAHNPVDWYPWGQDAFDKAKNEDKPIFLSVGYSTCHWCHVMERESFEDEEIGKFLSDNFVCIKVDREERPDVDKVYMTFVQATSGGGGWPMSVWLTPELRPFIGGTYFPPRDQRGRPGLKTVLSRITEQWQNNRTALESSGVRILEALKKGTSISANPGESPPLAPDVANRCFQQLAHSYEEEYGGFRDAPKFPTPVNLMFLMTYWSVNCSTSEGDEALQMALHTLRMMALGGIHDHVAQGFHRYSTDSSWHVPHFEKMLYDQAQLAVAYITASQVSGEQLFADVAKDILLYVSRDLSDKVNHLQPC; from the exons ATGAGCATGGCATCAGGGGTTGAAGGTTCATCATCCTCCACCACTCACAGACACACCAACAGGTTAGCTAAGGAGAAGTCGCCCTACCTGCTGCAGCATGCACACAATCCTGTTGACTG GTATCCATGGGGACAAGATGCTTTTGACAAAGCTAAGAATGAGGACAAACCCATCTTCTTATCCG TGGGATACTCAACATGCCACTGGTGTCATGTGATGGAGCGGGAGTCTTTTGAGGATGAGGAAATTGGAAAATTCCTTAGCGACAACTTTGTGTGCATTAAAGTAGACAGGGAAGAGAGACCTGATGTGGACAAGGTCTACATGACGTTTGTACAG GCAACaagtggaggtggaggttggCCTATGAGCGTGTGGTTGACCCCTGAACTTAGACCTTTCATTGGGGGCACCTACTTCCCTCCAAGAGACCAAAGAGGAAGACCTGGACTCAAGACAGTCCTCAGCAGAATTACTGAACAG TGGCAGAATAACCGCACGGCTTTGGAATCCAGCGGAGTGAGGATCCTTGAAGCATTAAAGAAAGGCACGTCCATCTCTGCAAACCCTGGAGAGAGTCCTCCCCTGGCACCAGATGTAGCTAACCGCTGCTTCCAGCAGTTAGCCCATTCCTACGAGGAGGAGTATGGAGGCTTTAGAGATGCTCCCAAGTTCCCCACACCAG TAAATCTGATGTTCCTCATGACGTACTGGTCTGTGAATTGCTCCACCTCAGAGGGGGACGAGGCCCTTCAGATGGCCTTGCACACACTCCGCATGATGGCGCTGGGAGGCATCCATGACCACGTGGCACAG ggtTTTCATCGTTACTCTACAGACTCCTCCTGGCATGTTCCCCACTTTGAAAAGATGTTGTATGATCAGGCTCAGCTGGCTGTAGCCTACATAACTGcttctcag GTATCAGGTGAGCAGCTCTTTGCAGATGTTGCCAAAGACATACTGCTCTATGTCTCCAGAGACCTGAGTGACAAGGTGAATCATCTGCAGCCTTGTTAg
- the LOC113156606 gene encoding zinc transporter ZIP11-like, which yields MTGRDCSSAFEAPRTPVVIGDKASAADFIRRKPDIEVFLFSYFSSRSRAPVIHLFSCFVSNKSEPGSHLSLCVSSAEGLAVGVGFGAIGKTSSATFESARNLAVGIGIQNFPEGLAVSLPLRGSGVSTWTAFWYGQLSGMVEPLAGLLGAVAVVLAEPLLPYALAFAAGAMVYVVVDDIIPEAQVSGNGKLASWTSILGFVVMMSLDVGLG from the exons ATGACGGGTCGTGACTGCTCGTCAGCGTTTGAA GCCCCCCGCACGCCTGTAGTTATAGGGGATAAAGCCTCAGCAGCAGATTTTATCAGAAGAAAGCCAGATATAGAAG tttttttatttagttatttttccaGTCGTTCTCGAGCCCCCGTGATTCACTTATTctcctgttttgtttcaaataaaTCAGAGCCTGGAAGtcatttgtcactttgtgtgtcaTCTGCAGAGGGTTTGGCTGTTGGAGTTGGATTCGGAGCCATTGGAAAGACTTCATCTGCTACGTTTGAAAGCGCCAG AAATTTGGCCGTCGGTATTGGCATCCAGAACTTCCCAGAAGGCCTGGCAGTGAGCCTGCCGCTCCGGGGTTCAGGAGTCTCAACATGGACGGCCTTCTG GTACGGCCAGCTGAGCGGGATGGTGGAGCCTCTTGCTGGGTTGCTGGGTGCCGTCGCTGTGGTTCTGGCAGAACCCTTGTTGCCATATGCATTGGCATTTGCTGCCGGGGCGATGGTCTACGTGGTGGTAGATGACATCATACCTGAAGCTCAAGTCAG TGGAAACGGGAAGCTGGCGTCCTGGACCTCCATCCTGGGCTTTGTAGTGATGATGTCACTGGATGTGGGCCTGGGTTGA
- the LOC113156548 gene encoding midasin-like, with amino-acid sequence MVFSRPLLSREQLLLGLDLDGGGGSSPRGNYVVDRPAGDGLPEVVRIVDVAEDLPINVSSDEEEMEVGEFLGVRPMSDDDVADDEDTDSEEDDWTSEDSGYDTMTDDEDMDSEEEVEEEDRDVEENSGYDGDGDDDVIRPRSPLDQQMPSEDFWHGCRRVDPPVPCACPRHPIPEERPEDGPQRRSLAGPRRSEPPVPQRFEDSAPSTSGLSSATKRSREESDTEQVSAKRHRWNLDGGLDESAPSTSGLGRSTSGSREANHEESAPSTSVGGSHTFRRLWLGPFLRWTDDSDSD; translated from the exons ATGGTTTTCAGCAGGCCTCTGCTCAGCcgggagcagctgctgctcggGCTCGACCTCGACGGTGGAG GTGGCTCCTCTCCGCGCGGGAACTACGTGGTGGACCGTCCTGCTGGAGATGGACTCCCTGAAGTCGTCAGGATTGTGGACGTCGCTGAAGATCTCCCCATCAACGTCTCATcggatgaggaggagatggaggtagGTGAGTTCTTGGGTGTTCGTCCGATGTCTGACGATGATGTGGCAGATGATGAGGACACCGACAGCGAGGAGGATGACTGGACCAGTGAAGATTCCGGTTATGACACCatgactgatgatgaagacaTGGACAgcgaggaggaggtggaggaagaagatAGGGACGTGGAGGAGAATTCCGGTTATGACGGGGATGGGGACGACGACGTCATCAGGCCTCGCTCTCCTCTTGACCAGCAGATGCCATCAGAAGACTTCTGGCACGGCTGTCGACGAGTGGATCCTCCCGTTCCTTGTGCATGTCCTCGACACCCGATTCCTGAGGAACGACCTGAAGATGGACCACAGAGGCGGTCTCTTGCTGGTCCCCGTCGATCCGAACCACCAGTCCCTCAGAGGTTTGAGGATTCTGCTCCTTCAACATCGGGCCTCAGCTCTGCCACCAAGAGGAGCAGGGAAGAGAGCGACACGGAGCAGGTAAGTGCCAAGAGGCATCGGTGGAATCTTGATGGAGGCTTGGACGAGTCAGCGCCATCGACTTCGGGCCTCGGACGCTCGACCAGCGGGAGCCGAGAAGCGAACCACGAGGAGTCAGCGCCTTCAACCTCAGTCGGTGGATCCCACACCTTCAGGAGACTCTGGCTGGGTCCTTTTCTACGGTGGACTGACGACAGCGACTCCGATTAG
- the LOC113156792 gene encoding ankyrin repeat and SOCS box protein 12-like — MLRLRTPEEEESCCEISQLRQAVFQNNDRLVDEMLCQEMYKKVINCRGGWGIAGTPLHAAVSKGHLSCLQVLLAHGALVDCVDVKAQTPLFAAVRGKYLDCVLTLLRAGANPNGDTSNNCSPVLTAAREGDVEILKELLKHGAEVNSRSKVSLWTSSARVSSGPLYLAAVYGHMECFKLLLLYGADPDYNCTDAKLLSSIKQPKTVLEMCLRHGCGMEYIQLLIDFGANVYLPTLIIEKSTKQNEAVELLLQERGNPMALTSQCRLAVRRYLQKINKIHCMDQLEIPTSLLNFLQYKSVPVTVL, encoded by the exons ATGCTCCGTTTAAGaacacctgaagaagaagaaagctgtTGTGAGATTTCCCAGCTCAGACAAGCTGTTTTCCAAAACAATGACAGACTTGTTGATGAGATGCTTTGCCAGGAAATGTACAAGAAAGTCATCAACTGCAGAGGAGGCTGGGGGATTGCAGGCACGCCTCTGCATGCTGCAGTTTCCAAAGGGCATTTAAGCTGTCTGCAGGTTCTGCTAGCCCACGGCGCCCTGGTGGACTGCGTGGATGTAAAAGCTCAGACCCCTCTCTTTGCAGCTGTTCGTGGGAAATACCTCGACTGTGTCTTAACGCTCCTACGAGCAGGCGCCAACCCCAACGGGGACACATCCAATAATTGCTCCCCTGTCCTCACTGCGGCTCGGGAGGGTGATGTAGAGATATTAAAGGAACTGCTTAAACATGGCGCAGAGGTGAACTCCCGCTCCAAAGTGTCACTCTGGACCTCCAGCGCCAGGGTGTCGAGTGGGCCGCTGTACCTGGCTGCAGTTTACGGACACATGGAGTGTTTCAAACTGCTGCTCCTCTACGGGGCGGACCCAGACTACAACTGCACAGATGCAAAACTGCTGAGTTCTATCAAGCAGCCCAAAACGGTGCTGGAAATGTGCCTCAGGCACGGCTGTGGCATGGAGTACATCCAGCTTCTGATCGACTTCGGCGCAAACGTCTACCTCCCCACGCTGATCATTGAGAAGTCGACGAAGCAGAATGAggctgtggagctgctgctgcaggagcgAG GAAATCCAATGGCCTTGACCTCACAGTGCCGACTTGCTGTCAGAAGATACCTCCAGAAGATCAACAAGATCCACTGTATGGATCAGCTGGAAATCCCAACAAGTCTCCTGAACTTTTTGCAGTATAAGTCAGTCCCTGTCACTGTTCTGTAG